The Litoribrevibacter albus genome segment AAACAGAGATCTCATCACCATTGGGGCGTATGCACCTGGCAGTGATCCTGAAACGGATCTTGCGATCAAACTGCATCCCGCTATGAAAGCCTTCCTTCAACAGAGTATGAAAGAAGCGCATCCATTGGAAACCAGTATTCAAGGGCTGGGCCAGTTCAGAGCGGTAGCTGCGGCACAAGGTAATATGAATCAACAGGCCACGGGTGGGCCAACCTTGCAGGGCGACGCAGCTGCTTCAGTGCAGGCGCCACAAGTCGCTCGATAACAGGAATAGATAATGAGTAAAGCTGATCGCTTGCAATTGGTTCTGGATCTTGAAAAAAAGAAAAAGGATCAGGCTGCCAAAATGTTGGCAGAAGCGATCAGTAATCTTCAGAAAGCTCAGGACTCTTTATCTCAACTGACAGAATACCGAACGGACTATTTAAACCAGGCTCAGGAAATTGGTAAGCAAGGTGTCAGTGCAATCGACTTTCGTAACCGTCAGCGTCTGGCGGATCGTATCATGGGCGCAATGGAAGGGCAGGCCCAGTCTATAAATTTGTATGAACGCCAGCTGGAACAAGTTCGCAAACATTACGAGAAGGTTTATGCCCGAGTGCGCTCGATTGAATTATTGATTGAAAAATCAATAATGGAGGAGGAGCGCAAAGAAAATGTTCGCGAACAAAAAATGCTGGACGACTTTTCTCAAGCTCAAGCCTTCAGACGAAGAACTGAGATAAATTAATAAAGATATCTTTTCCCCCGCCGATAGCCAGTTCAGATATGGCTCACTTTGAAAAACAGCTTCTGTTGCTATGTCTACCTAGAAAATCAAGGATTTGTGACTAGACTAAGTTAGGTTGCATTGAGGAATAACTGCCTGAGGAGCCACCAACGTGCCCGATCTTTTTCAGATTGATGCTGGAGAAAAGCTACACATTTCAGTTGTGGAACGTTTACATGAACAACTGGAATTGGCTTTAAGTAATCATCAGTCCGTTGAATTGGACGTCTCTAAGGTTGCACAGACCGACACTGCCAGTTTGCAGCTGTTATATGCATTTAAGGTAGCATCGGAAAAAGCAGGTTTGAGACTTGTGTTGTTGAATCCTACGGAGTCCGTATCTTCAAGTGTAAAGTTACTAGGGTTGAATTCATTGTTGGGAAGTACTGATTGAATAACTTTAAAGGAATCAGGTTGTTCAAAAAGATGTTTAGGCAAGACTTTGATCACTAGGTAAGTGATTTATTGATATTACGTGTGGTGTCCACACGATATGAAAGGAGCTGAATAAATGCCGAAAATTTTAGCTGTAGATGATTCTGCCTCAATGAGACAAATGGTGACCTTTACTTTAAAAGGTGCCGGCTTTGAGGTTGAAGAAGCGGCGGATGGGCAACAAGCGTTAGCTAAGGCTAAGCAGGGTAGTTTTGACCTGGTTTTGTCTGACGTAAATATGCCTGTTATGGACGGTATTCAATTAGTTAAGGAATTGAGAACCTTATCTGAATATAAATTTACCCCAATTTTGATGCTTACCACTGAGTCGGCAGGCGACAAAAAAATGGAAGGTAAACAAGCCGGTGCCACCGGTTGGATCGTAAAACCTTTTAACCCCGATCAGCTGCTTAATACCATTAAGAAAGTATTGGGGTAAACGGACTTTCCTGTTGAAAGGGAGGAAGAATGAGTATAGATCTCAGTCAGTTTCACCAGGTCTTCTTTGAAGAAAGCTTTGAAGGTCTGGATTCTATGGAAGAGGGGCTGTTAGATCTTAACCCCGATGACTTCGATGTAGAAACCATCAATACTATTTTTCGGGCAGCTCATTCTATTAAGGGGGGCGCAGGTACATTCGGTTTTCAGGTGGTTGCTGAATTTACCCATGTGGTTGAAACCCTTCTTGATGAAATTCGTGCTGGTTCTCGTACGCTTGAAGCGCCTCATATTGATCTTCTTCTGAGATCAGTGGATTGTCTACGAGAAATCATGAACTCCCTTCAGGATGGCGAAGAGCCTGATATGTCTTTGGCTGACGAATTGAAAGTCAGTTTTGAAGCTGTATTGGCAGGAGAGACTCCTGCTGAGGCGGAAATACCGGAGGAGCCACCTGCGTTATCTCCTGACCAGCCTTCTAACGGTTATTGGGCCATATACTTCAAGCCTGATGCCGATGTCTTACGAACGGGCAATGAACCAGTTCGAATGTTTCGTGAGCTTGAGAGCTTGGGTGCATTCAAGGCTGAAGCGGTTGTCTGTGATATACCTGAGCTTGGCCAATTAGATCCTGAGTCTTGTTATTTGGCATGGAATCTCACTGTAGAAGGGGGAAGTCGTGCTGAAGTGGATGAAGTATTTGAGTGGGTCATCGATGAGTCGGAATTATCCATACGTTGGGTCGATGGTACGTCTGAAACGTCAGTCACTTCTACTGACACCGCCTCTGATTCTGTCGTTCAATCTGCTGATGGAGTGGTGACTGAAGATACTGAAACTTCAGCCGGTGATAATACTCCTTACGAAATTGTTCCTGAAGCTCCTGTTCTTGGTGCTCCTGTTCTTGATGCAGCGGTCGCAGAAGAGTCCATTGGTAATGATGATGTGGCTAATGCTGCATCACCAGAGGCTGGCGCGGCGACACCTGAACCACAGAAAGCCGTCGTATCCGCAGAAGAAAACTCTAGCGGTGATGCGAAACCGGCTAAAAAATCCACCGCTAAGTCCTCTGAAACCACTTCTATTCGGGTGGGGATCGATAAGATTGATAGCTTGATCAATATGGTCGGGGAATTAGTCATCACCCAATCAATGCTGGGTCAGCTCGGTTCAAGTTTTGACATGGACAAGCTGGTTCGTCTGCAAGAAGGGCTGGCTCAGCTCGAACATAATACGCGTGAGCTTCAGGAAAGTGTCATGCGAATTCGTATGTTACCGATCAGTTTTTGTTTCAGTCGTTTCCCTCGCTTGGTACGTGATTTAAGTAAGCAAATGAATAAGAAAATTGATCTTGTTCTGTTAGGGGAAAATACCGAGCTTGATAAAACCGTGATGGAGAAGATTGGTGATCCGATGGTTCACCTGATTCGAAATTCTTTGGATCACGGAATCGAAATGCCAGAAGAGCGTACTGCCGCAGGTAAACCTGAAACTGGCACGATTACCCTCAATGCCTTTCATCAGGGCGGAAATATTGTCATCCAAATTATTGACGATGGTAAGGGATTAGATCGAGATCGAATTCTAAGCAAAGCCGTTGAACGAGGGTTAATTTCCGAATCGGATCGTCTCAGTGACGATCAAATCAATGAGCTTATTTTCCACCCAGGATTTTCCACGGCAGACAAGATTTCTGACATCAGTGGTCGGGGTGTGGGAATGGATGTGGTTCGACGGAATATTCAGGAACTTAATGGCTCTGTGGAAGTGGAGTCTACTCCGGGTGAAGGCTCTACCTTTACGATTCGCTTACCACTGACTCTGGCTATTCTGGATGGTCAGCTGGTTCGGGTTGGTAAAGAGGTGTTCATTCTGCCGTTGGTTTCAATCATTGAATCCCTTCAGGTCGACCTCGGTATGATCAACAACGTGGGCGGTCAAAGTGAAGTGCTGAGACTGAGAGACGAATATGTCCCCATCGTTAAGTTACATGAATTACTGAATGTCGAGCCGGATAATTACGAATTAGAAAATGGTTTGCTGGTGGTAGTAGAAGCAGATAACTCCAAAGTTGGGCTGTTTGTTGATGATCTACTGGCTCAGCAACAAGTGGTAATCAAAAGTCTGGAACAAAATTACCAACGAGTGGAAGGCATCTCCGGCGCAACTATTTTAGGGGACGGTAAGGTTGCGTTAATTGTTGATATTTCAGGCGTTTTAAAAATGGCAAGTCAGAATAATGGCCGTTTGAAAAATAAAGATCATCAAGCGGCTTGATAGGGAAGGAAAACGATGAGTGATCAAGCGTTAAGTAATGTAGCGAGTGCTCCGTCAAATGAAGATGTGGAAACTGCGTTGGGAGCAAATGATGCTGCTACGGATCAGTATCTGACTTTCATTATGGCAAATGAGGAATACGGCGTAGATATTCTGAGTGTTCAGGAAATCCGGGGTTGGGAGGCGGCCACGCCTATCCCAAACAGTCCGGACTTTGTGAAAGGCGTGATCAATCTCAGGGGAACCATTGTTCCGATCATTGATCTGCGGCTCAGGTTTGGTCTGAATCAGGCTGACTATGGTCCTATGACTGTAGTGATTGTACTTAAAGTCGCTAACGACAAGGGAAATAAAGTAATTGGTATTGTGGTTGATGCTGTTTCGGATGTGTATTCACTGAGCTCTGAAGATATGCGGCAGCCACCAGAGATGGGAGATCAGGTGAACACCTCTTTCATCAAAGGACTGGTGGATGTTCAAGGCAAAATGGTCATTCTTCTGAATATCGATGTTTTGCTTAATCTAAAAGAATTGCCTGATGTGGATACACTGAAAAAAATCGTCACTGACTAATTCTAATAACGACAAAACACTAATGAAAATAAAGCTTTGGCCGATGACTTCTTAAACGAACTCAATTTTCGTTTTGGGGTAATGGGATACTCAACGTCTATCATCTTGATGATCCCAAATGCTGTGCTCAAAAAGATAATACTCTCTTAGAAAGAGATGTCATGGAGTTCACTGGAAGATCAGCTGGATAGGGGATCAAGATGGAAATGACTACCACTCAACACAAAGAGCCGGCTTATAACCGGTTATTTCTACCTCGACTGCGATTGAATAGCGCTAAGATTTATCGTGGTTTTAATACTCGCACTCCAGTTACCTCCACGTCAGCTTCTTAAGGAGAAGATAATGAGTTGGTTTAAATCTCTTTTTAACAACGCTCAAGCTGAGGAAGAACTGGTAAGAGTTCGGGCTAAAGCAGAAGAACAGGCAAAAGAACTGGCAAGAGCAGAAGAACAAGCAAAAGCGAATCTGGGTATCAAACTGGCTTTGGATAAATGTCAGGCCAATGTCATGTTCGCGAATACGGACTTAGTGATTACCTACGTCAATGAGTCAGTGAAAAGGATGTTGGCTGAGCGAGAAACTAAGCTCAGATCTGTTTTACCGAATTTTAGTGTATCGACTCTTCTCGGAACCTGTGTTGATGATTTTCATAAAAATCCGGCCCATCAGCGTTCGATGCTTGAGCGTTTAACTACGCCGTATAACACCAAACTGAAACTTGCTGGCTTGACCTTTGATCTGATCGCTACACCCGTGTTGTCCGAAGACGGTAGCCGACTCGGTACTGTGGTTGAGTGGAATGACATTACCGACCAATTGGCCCGTGAAGAGCAAGAACGTGAAGTCGCAATGGAAAATGCGGGCATCAAAATGGCGTTGGATACCTGTCAAGCAAACGTCATGTACGCTAATACCGATTTAGTCATTACCTATCTCAACGATTCCGTGAAGGAAATGCTGAAAGAGCGTGAAGCTAAACTGAAATCAGTGCTTCCGGGTTTCAGTGTGAATTCCTTGATTGGTACGTGTGTTGACGATTTTCATAAAAATCCGGCCCATCAACGTGGGTTATTGTCTGATTTGAAAGAAGCCTACAACACTCGTTTAAACCTTGCGGGATTAACGTTTGATTTGATTGCATCGCCGGTAATTGATAAAGACGGCACTCGTTTAGGCACGGTTGTTGAGTGGAATGATATTACCGATGAACTTGCCAAACGCGAAGAAGAACAACGTGTGGCTGAAGAAAACCTTCGTGTTAAACAGGCTTTAGATTCCGTGTCAGCAAATGCCATGGTGGCTGATGGTGATGGCAATATTGTGTATGCCAATAATGCCGTTTTAGGCATGTTGAGAAATGCGGAAGTCGATGTTCGTAAAGCCTTACCTAACTTCTCTGCGGATAAAGTGATTGGTAGTAACTTTGACCAGTTCCATGCGAACCCTGCTCATCAACGTAATCTGCTTTCATCATTAAAGTCTACCTATAACACGGAAATTGAAGTCGCTGGGCGGACCTTTTCATTAATTGCCAATCCAATTAATAACGATAATAACGAACGCATCGGAACCGTTGTTGAGTGGAATGACCGTACAGATGAAGTGAAAGCGGAAGGTGAGATTCGAAACCTTATTAATTCTGCGGCAACCGGTAATCTGGCCGTTCGTCTTGAGACGGAAGGTAAGGAAGGGTTCTTCCGGGTGATCAGTGACGGTTTGAATGAGCTTGTCTCCATTGCCGAAGGGGTCATTAATGATGTAGCTCGGGTACTGGATGCCATGTCGCATGGTAATTTGACCGAGATTATTGATAAGGATTACGAGGGCATCTACGACAAGCTGAAACAAGATGCGAATCAAACAACACAAAAACTTTCTGAAATTATTGGTCAAATTCGCCAGTCTTCTGTGAATGTGTCTTCAGCGGCTGATGAGATTGCTCAAGGTAATGCGGACTTAAGTCAGCGAACCGAAGAGCAAGCTTCTTCTCTTGAAGAAACCGCATCCAGTATGGAGGAGATGACCAGTGCCGTTAAGCAGTCTGCTGATAA includes the following:
- a CDS encoding methyl-accepting chemotaxis protein codes for the protein MSWFKSLFNNAQAEEELVRVRAKAEEQAKELARAEEQAKANLGIKLALDKCQANVMFANTDLVITYVNESVKRMLAERETKLRSVLPNFSVSTLLGTCVDDFHKNPAHQRSMLERLTTPYNTKLKLAGLTFDLIATPVLSEDGSRLGTVVEWNDITDQLAREEQEREVAMENAGIKMALDTCQANVMYANTDLVITYLNDSVKEMLKEREAKLKSVLPGFSVNSLIGTCVDDFHKNPAHQRGLLSDLKEAYNTRLNLAGLTFDLIASPVIDKDGTRLGTVVEWNDITDELAKREEEQRVAEENLRVKQALDSVSANAMVADGDGNIVYANNAVLGMLRNAEVDVRKALPNFSADKVIGSNFDQFHANPAHQRNLLSSLKSTYNTEIEVAGRTFSLIANPINNDNNERIGTVVEWNDRTDEVKAEGEIRNLINSAATGNLAVRLETEGKEGFFRVISDGLNELVSIAEGVINDVARVLDAMSHGNLTEIIDKDYEGIYDKLKQDANQTTQKLSEIIGQIRQSSVNVSSAADEIAQGNADLSQRTEEQASSLEETASSMEEMTSAVKQSADNAMEASRLADEAKVKAQEGGDVVSNAVSAMEEINVASKKISDIIGVIDEIAFQTNLLALNAAVEAARAGEQGRGFAVVAGEVRNLAQRSAGAAKEIKDLIRDSVTKVEDGTALVNESGNTLSEIVNAVERVTSMVSDISNAAQEQTSGIDQVNTAVSQMDEMTQQNAALVEEASAAAEAMAEQSRKMSNLVGFFNLLDSSHPHTARIDTTVPLSAPVKQTVVASGGTPAGVSVTNADDEWDEF
- a CDS encoding response regulator, producing the protein MPKILAVDDSASMRQMVTFTLKGAGFEVEEAADGQQALAKAKQGSFDLVLSDVNMPVMDGIQLVKELRTLSEYKFTPILMLTTESAGDKKMEGKQAGATGWIVKPFNPDQLLNTIKKVLG
- a CDS encoding STAS domain-containing protein; this encodes MPDLFQIDAGEKLHISVVERLHEQLELALSNHQSVELDVSKVAQTDTASLQLLYAFKVASEKAGLRLVLLNPTESVSSSVKLLGLNSLLGSTD
- a CDS encoding chemotaxis protein CheW — translated: MSDQALSNVASAPSNEDVETALGANDAATDQYLTFIMANEEYGVDILSVQEIRGWEAATPIPNSPDFVKGVINLRGTIVPIIDLRLRFGLNQADYGPMTVVIVLKVANDKGNKVIGIVVDAVSDVYSLSSEDMRQPPEMGDQVNTSFIKGLVDVQGKMVILLNIDVLLNLKELPDVDTLKKIVTD
- a CDS encoding chemotaxis protein CheA, with the translated sequence MSIDLSQFHQVFFEESFEGLDSMEEGLLDLNPDDFDVETINTIFRAAHSIKGGAGTFGFQVVAEFTHVVETLLDEIRAGSRTLEAPHIDLLLRSVDCLREIMNSLQDGEEPDMSLADELKVSFEAVLAGETPAEAEIPEEPPALSPDQPSNGYWAIYFKPDADVLRTGNEPVRMFRELESLGAFKAEAVVCDIPELGQLDPESCYLAWNLTVEGGSRAEVDEVFEWVIDESELSIRWVDGTSETSVTSTDTASDSVVQSADGVVTEDTETSAGDNTPYEIVPEAPVLGAPVLDAAVAEESIGNDDVANAASPEAGAATPEPQKAVVSAEENSSGDAKPAKKSTAKSSETTSIRVGIDKIDSLINMVGELVITQSMLGQLGSSFDMDKLVRLQEGLAQLEHNTRELQESVMRIRMLPISFCFSRFPRLVRDLSKQMNKKIDLVLLGENTELDKTVMEKIGDPMVHLIRNSLDHGIEMPEERTAAGKPETGTITLNAFHQGGNIVIQIIDDGKGLDRDRILSKAVERGLISESDRLSDDQINELIFHPGFSTADKISDISGRGVGMDVVRRNIQELNGSVEVESTPGEGSTFTIRLPLTLAILDGQLVRVGKEVFILPLVSIIESLQVDLGMINNVGGQSEVLRLRDEYVPIVKLHELLNVEPDNYELENGLLVVVEADNSKVGLFVDDLLAQQQVVIKSLEQNYQRVEGISGATILGDGKVALIVDISGVLKMASQNNGRLKNKDHQAA
- the fliJ gene encoding flagellar export protein FliJ, which gives rise to MSKADRLQLVLDLEKKKKDQAAKMLAEAISNLQKAQDSLSQLTEYRTDYLNQAQEIGKQGVSAIDFRNRQRLADRIMGAMEGQAQSINLYERQLEQVRKHYEKVYARVRSIELLIEKSIMEEERKENVREQKMLDDFSQAQAFRRRTEIN